The following proteins are co-located in the Sebastes umbrosus isolate fSebUmb1 chromosome 24, fSebUmb1.pri, whole genome shotgun sequence genome:
- the harbi1 gene encoding putative nuclease HARBI1, with product MAIPIAILDCDLLLHGRGHKTLDRFDLDSVPDTVLLSQFGFPREFILYLVELLREALCRRTQRSRAISPEVQVLAALGFYTSGSFQTSMGDTIGISQASMSRCVSNVTKALVEKAPQFITFNRDPSSTEQFQRVAGFPEVLGVLDCVQVTIKAPNSEDSSYVNKKGFHSVGCQLVCDARGLLLSAETHWPGGLRDTDVLERSALHKQLLDTEEGWLLGDRRYPLRKWLMTPVDCPESPAEFQYNLAHTATHEIVDRTFRAIQTRFRCLDGTKGYLQYSPERSSSILLACCVLHNASLQSGLDAWTLERTDPLEQPESLEQRPEDRDSQAEELRKQLILKHFS from the exons ATGGCAATCCCTATAGCCATCTTGGACTGTGATCTACTCTTACACGGTCGAGGCCACAAGACCCTGGACCGCTTTGACCTGGACTCTGTCCCAGACACTGTCCTCCTCTCACAATTTGGCTTCCCCAGAGAGTTTATTCTGTATCTGGTGGAGTTACTCAGAGAG GCTCTCTGTAGACGTACCCAGAGGTCCAGGGCCATCAGTCCTGAGGTCCAGGTGTTGGCTGCTTTGGGTTTCTACACATCTGGCTCATTCCAGACATCTATGGGAGACACTATAGGCATCAGCCAGGCGTCAATGTCAAGATGTGTGTCTAACGTGACCAAGGCCCTGGTGGAGAAAGCTCCCCAGTTCATCACGTTCAACAG AGATCCCTCCAGCACAGAGCAGTTTCAGAGGGTGGCAGGATTCCCAGAAGTTCTGGGGGTGCTGGACTGTGTTCAG GTCACCATCAAAGCCCCGAACAGCGAAGACTCGTCCTACGTGAACAAGAAGGGGTTTCACTCTGTGGGCTGTCAGCTGGTTTGTGACGCCAGAGGACTGTTGCTCAGCGCAGAAACACACTGGCCGGGAGGACTCAGAGACACCGATGTTCTGGAAAGATCTGCTCTCCACAAACAGCTGCTGGACACCGAGGAGGGCTGGCTGCTGG GTGACCGTCGTTACCCTCTGAGGAAGTGGTTGATGACCCCGGTCGACTGCCCAGAGTCCCCTGCGGAGTTTCAGTATAATCTTGCCCACACTGCTACACATGAGATAGTGGACAGAACCTTCAGAGCCATCCAGACCAGATTCAGATGTTTGGACGGCACCAAAGGATACCTACAG TATTCTCCAGAGAGGAGTTCGTCCATCCTGCTGGCCTGCTGTGTCCTCCACAACGCCTCCCTGCAGTCCGGATTAGACGCCTGGACCCTGGAGAGAACCGACCCCCTGGAGCAGCCCGAGAGCCTCGAGCAGAGACCCGAGGACCGCGACAGCCAGGCAGAGGAGCTCCGAAAGCAGCTCATACTCAAACACTTCAGCTAA